One Sus scrofa isolate TJ Tabasco breed Duroc chromosome 10, Sscrofa11.1, whole genome shotgun sequence genomic window carries:
- the KIF5B gene encoding kinesin-1 heavy chain, translating to MADPAECNIKVMCRFRPLNESEVNRGDKYIAKFQGEDTVMIASKPYAFDRVFQSSTSQEQVYNDCAKKIVKDVLEGYNGTIFAYGQTSSGKTHTMEGKLHDPEGMGIIPRIVQDIFNYIYSMDENLEFHIKVSYFEIYLDKIRDLLDVSKTNLSVHEDKNRVPYVKGCTERFVCSPDEVMDTIDEGKSNRHVAVTNMNEHSSRSHSIFLINVKQENTQTEQKLSGKLYLVDLAGSEKVSKTGAEGAVLDEAKNINKSLSALGNVISALAEGSTYVPYRDSKMTRILQDSLGGNCRTTIVICCSPSSYNESETKSTLLFGQRAKTIKNTVCVNVELTAEQWKKKYEREKEKNKTLRNTIQWLENELNRWRNGETVPIDEQFDKEKANLEAFAVDKDITISNDKPAATIGVTGNFTDAERRKCEEEIAKLYKQLDDKDEEINQQSQLVEKLKTQMLDQEELLASTRRDQDNMQAELNRLQAENDASKEEVKEVLQALEELAVNYDQKSQEVEDKTKEYELLSDELNQKSATLASIDAELQKLKEMTNHQKKRAAEMMASLLKDLAEIGIAVGNNDVKQPEGTGMIDEEFTVARLYISKMKSEVKTMVKRCKQLESTQTESNKKMEENEKELAACQLRISQHEAKIKSLTEYLQNVEQKKRQLEESVDSLNEELVQLRAQEKVHEMEKEHLNKVQTANEVKQAVEQQIQSHRETHQKQISSLRDEVEAKEKLITDLQDQNQKMMLEQERLRVEHEKLKATDQEKSRKLHELTVMQDRREQARQDLKGLEETVAKELQTLHNLRKLFVQDLATRVKKSAEIDSDDTGGSAAQKQKISFLENNLEQLTKVHKQLVRDNADLRCELPKLEKRLRATAERVKALESALKEAKENASRDRKRYQQEVDRIKEAVRSKNMARRGHSAQIAKPIRPGQHPAASPTHPSAIRGGGAFVQNSQPVAVRGGGGKQV from the exons ATGTACTTGAAGGATACAATGGAACAATATTTGCATACGGACAGACATCTTCCGGGAAGACACACACAATGGAG ggtaAACTTCATGATCCAGAAGGCATGGGAATTATTCCAAGAATAGtgcaagatatttttaattatatttattccaTGGATGAAAACTTGGAATTTCATATTAAG gtttcatattttgaaatttatttggaTAAGATAAGGGACCTATTAGATG tTTCAAAGACCAATCTTTCAGTTCATGAAGATAAAAATCGAGTTCCCTATGTGAAG GGGTGCACAGAGCGTTTTGTATGTAGTCCAGATGAAGTTATGGATACCATCGATGAAGGAAAATCCAACAGACACGTAGCAGTTACAA ATATGAATGAACATAGCTCTAGGAGTCACAGTATATTTCTTATTAATGTGAAACAAGAGAACACACAAACAGAACAAAAGCTGAGTGGAAAACTTTATCTGGTCGATTTAGCTGGTAGTGAAAAG GTTAGTAAAACTGGAGCTGAAGGTGCTGTGCTGGATGAAGCTAAGAATATCAACAAGTCCCTTTCTGCTCTCGGCAATGTCATTTCTGCTCTGGCTGAGGGTAGT ACCTATGTTCCATATCGAGATAGTAAAATGACAAGAATCCTTCAAGATTCGTTAGGTGGGAACTGTAGAACCACTATTGTAATTTGCTGCTCTCCATCATCATACAATGAATCTGAAACGAAATCTACACTCCTGTTTGGTCAGAG GGCCAAAACAATTAAGAACACAGTTTGTGTCAATGTAGAGTTAACTGCAGAACAGTGGAAAAAGaagtatgaaagagaaaaagaaaaaaacaagacctTGCGGAACACCATTCAGTGGCTTGAAAATGAACTCAACCGATGGCGTAATG GAGAGACAGTGCCTATTGATGAACAGTTTGACAAAGAGAAAGCCAACTTGGAAGCATTTGCGGTGGATAAGGATATTACTATTAGCAATGATAAGCCAGCAGCCACTATTGGAGTTACTGGAAATTTTACTGATGCTGAAAGAAGAAAGTGTGAAGAAGAAATTGCTAAATTGTACAAACAGCTTGATGACAAG GATGAAGAAATTAATCAACAGAGTCAATTGGTAGAGAAACTGAAGACCCAAATGTTGGATCAGGAGGAG CTTCTGGCATCTACCAGAAGGGATCAAGATAATATGCAGGCTGAGCTGAATCGCCTTCAGGCAGAAAACGATGCCTCtaaagaagaagtaaaagaagTTTTACAAGCCTTAGAAGAACTTGCTGTCAACTATGATCAGAAGTCTCAGGAAGTTGAAGACAAAACTAAGGAATATGAGTTACTTAGTGATGAACTGAATCAGAAATCG GCAACTTTAGCAAGTATAGATGCTGAGCTTCAGAAACTTAAGGAAATGACCAACCACCAGAAAAAACGAGCAGCTGAGATGATGGCATCTTTACTAAAAGACCTAGCAGAAATAGGAATTGCTGTAGGAAATAATGACGTCAAG cAACCTGAGGGAACTGGCATGATAGATGAAGAGTTCACTGTTGCACGGCTCTACATTAGCAAAATGAAATCAGAAGTTAAAACAATGGTGAAACGTTGCAAACAGTTAGAAAGCACACAAACTGAgagcaataaaaaaatggaagaaaatgaaaaggagttaGCAGCATGCCAGCTTCGGATCTCTCAA CATGAAGCCAAAATCAAATCATTGACTGAATACCTTCAAAATGTGgagcaaaagaaaagacaactggAGGAGTCTGTTGATTCTCTCAATGAGGAGCTAGTCCAGCTTCGAGCACAAG AGAAAGTACATGAAATGGAAAAGGAGCACTTAAATAAGGTTCAGACTGCAAATGAAGTTAAG CAAGCTGTTGAACAGCAGATCCAAAGCCACAGAGAGactcatcagaaacaaattagTAGTTTGAGAGATGAAGTCGAGGCAAAAGAAAAACTTATTACTGATCTTCAAGA ccaaaACCAGAAAATGATGCTAGAACAGGAACGTCTGAGAGTAGAACATGAGAAGTTGAAAGCTACAGATCAGGAAAAGAGCAGGAAATTACATGAACTTAc GGTTATGCAAGATAGACGAGAACAAGCAAGACAAGACTTGAAGGGTTTGGAAGAGACAGTG GCAAAGGAACTTCAGACTTTACACAACCTACGGAAGCTCTTTGTTCAAGACCTGGCCACCAGGGTTAAAAAG aGTGCCGAAATCGATTCTGATGACACTGGAGGTAGTGCtgctcaaaagcaaaaaatctcCTTTCTTGAAAATAATCTTGAGCAACTCACTAAAGTGCACAAACAG TTGGTACGTGATAATGCAGATCTTCGCTGTGAGCTTCCTAAGTTGGAAAAgcgactcagagctacagctgagagGGTGAAAGCTTTGGAGTCTGCACTGAAAGAAGCCAAAGAAAATGCATCTCGTGATCGCAAACGCTATCAGCAGGAAGTAGATCGTATAAAGGAAGCAGTCAGATCAAAGAATATGGCCAGAAGAGGACATTCTGCACAAATTG CTAAACCTATTCGTCCTGGGCAACATCCCGCAGCTTCTCCGACTCATCCAAGTGCAATTCGTGGAGGAGGTGCATTTGTTCAGAACAGCCAGCCAGTGGCAGTACGAGGCGGGGGAGGCAAGCAGGTGTAA